A genomic segment from Spinacia oleracea cultivar Varoflay chromosome 3, BTI_SOV_V1, whole genome shotgun sequence encodes:
- the LOC110802743 gene encoding uncharacterized protein isoform X1, translating to MSTNDEDPQTRVLHDLCSMIFNILRCPPTITLPSPATFSPENASSSSIRRNTAQYYPEQISPTAFACLFLGISLILMILGSVAFLIGFILMPWIIGLVLVFYFAGILSNLSYFGRSCLSWAFFPQDVHAWKCL from the exons ATGTCGACAAACGATGAAGATCCACAAACTAGGGTTTTACACGACCTATGTTCCATGATATTTAACATTCTCCGCTGTCCACCTACGATCACTCTCCCTTCTCCGGCGACATTCTCGCCGGAAAATGCATCATCTTCCTCAATTCGCCGCAACACGGCGCAATACTACCCGGAACAGATATCTCCGACGGCGTTTGCGTGCTTGTTCTTGGGGATTTCGCTGATTTTGATGATACTTGGATCAGTGGCTTTTCTGATAGGGTTTATATTGATGCCGTGGATAATTGGACTGGTTTTGGTCTTCTACTTTGCTGGAATTCTCTCCAATTTGTCATATTTTGGACGATCTTGTCTCTCCTGGGCTTTTTTCCCCCAAGATGTTCATG CTTGGAAATGTTTATGA
- the LOC110802743 gene encoding uncharacterized protein isoform X2, translating to MSTNDEDPQTRVLHDLCSMIFNILRCPPTITLPSPATFSPENASSSSIRRNTAQYYPEQISPTAFACLFLGISLILMILGSVAFLIGFILMPWIIGLVLVFYFAGILSNLSYFGRSCLSWAFFPQDVHARKC from the exons ATGTCGACAAACGATGAAGATCCACAAACTAGGGTTTTACACGACCTATGTTCCATGATATTTAACATTCTCCGCTGTCCACCTACGATCACTCTCCCTTCTCCGGCGACATTCTCGCCGGAAAATGCATCATCTTCCTCAATTCGCCGCAACACGGCGCAATACTACCCGGAACAGATATCTCCGACGGCGTTTGCGTGCTTGTTCTTGGGGATTTCGCTGATTTTGATGATACTTGGATCAGTGGCTTTTCTGATAGGGTTTATATTGATGCCGTGGATAATTGGACTGGTTTTGGTCTTCTACTTTGCTGGAATTCTCTCCAATTTGTCATATTTTGGACGATCTTGTCTCTCCTGGGCTTTTTTCCCCCAAGATGTTCATG CTCGGAAATGCTAA